In Pseudomonas lalkuanensis, the following are encoded in one genomic region:
- a CDS encoding OprD family porin, which translates to MQLNPLSALALAVCAAISLPALASEQSESKGFVEDASATLLLRNAYFNRDFKDGAADAKTWGQGFIGTFESGFTQGTIGFGVDAYGLLSVKLDSGRGRNYSAFFDTDSNGHPVDDLSEAGAAVKLRVSNTVLKYGNQFPSLPVLAHDDSRLLPQAFTGTLLTSKEIEGLELNVGRFTGDSPMGDPARDPNHLKSIDVVGGSYAVTDDFSVTLYHSDVEDMFRKYYANLNYNIPFNELQALNFDFNIYRTRYDDGSVAALAFGGDGQDDRNTLWSLAAKYSIGAHAFIVAHQRNTGDAGYAYDFGDGGSTIYVANSYYSDFNLEDEQSWQASYELDFGAYGVPGLTYKVAYVRGTDIVAGGENDGTERELFNQFKYVVQDGAAKDLSFKLRNSIYRADNQVGPDLNEVRAFIEYPLSIL; encoded by the coding sequence ATGCAACTCAATCCCCTGAGCGCCCTGGCGCTGGCGGTTTGCGCCGCCATCAGCCTGCCCGCCCTCGCCAGCGAGCAGTCCGAATCCAAGGGTTTCGTCGAAGATGCCAGCGCTACCCTGCTGCTGCGCAACGCCTACTTCAACCGTGATTTCAAGGACGGCGCCGCCGACGCCAAGACCTGGGGCCAGGGCTTCATCGGCACCTTCGAGTCCGGCTTCACCCAGGGCACCATTGGGTTCGGCGTCGACGCCTACGGTTTGCTCAGCGTGAAACTGGACAGCGGTCGCGGCCGCAACTACAGCGCCTTCTTCGACACCGACAGCAACGGCCACCCGGTGGATGACCTCTCCGAAGCCGGTGCGGCGGTGAAACTGCGCGTCTCCAACACCGTACTGAAATACGGCAACCAGTTCCCCAGCCTGCCCGTGCTGGCCCATGACGACAGCCGCCTGCTGCCCCAGGCCTTCACCGGCACCCTGCTCACCAGCAAGGAAATCGAGGGGCTGGAACTTAACGTCGGCCGCTTCACCGGCGACAGCCCCATGGGCGACCCGGCGCGCGACCCCAACCACCTGAAGAGCATCGACGTGGTCGGCGGCAGCTACGCCGTCACCGACGATTTCAGCGTGACGCTGTACCACTCCGACGTGGAAGACATGTTCCGGAAGTACTACGCCAACCTGAACTACAACATCCCGTTCAATGAACTGCAGGCGCTGAACTTCGACTTCAACATCTACCGCACCAGATACGACGACGGCTCCGTGGCCGCCCTGGCCTTCGGTGGCGATGGCCAGGACGACCGGAACACCCTGTGGAGCCTGGCGGCCAAGTACAGCATCGGCGCCCACGCCTTCATCGTCGCCCACCAGCGCAACACCGGCGACGCCGGCTACGCCTACGACTTCGGCGACGGCGGCAGCACCATCTACGTGGCCAACTCCTACTACTCCGACTTCAACCTGGAAGACGAGCAGTCCTGGCAGGCCAGTTACGAGCTGGACTTCGGCGCCTACGGCGTACCGGGCCTGACCTACAAGGTCGCCTACGTGCGCGGCACGGACATCGTCGCCGGCGGCGAGAACGATGGCACCGAGCGGGAGCTGTTCAACCAGTTCAAGTACGTGGTGCAGGACGGCGCGGCCAAGGACCTGTCCTTCAAGCTGCGCAACTCCATCTACCGCGCCGACAACCAGGTGGGGCCGGACCTCAACGAAGTGCGCGCCTTCATCGAGTACCCCCTCAGCATCCTCTGA
- a CDS encoding GNAT family N-acetyltransferase encodes MSHDALACEHWVESLKDGSHVLVRPLRPEDREREVEFIRSLSPETRHFFCTIKEVSPTLLDHRMKVDYKTKMAYVALVYRDGELVEIGISRYAAAEDAGVCEFAVTLADGWDEPGLGEVLLRHLIDSAHDNGCKRMCSIDAVANLRMQRQARELRFSGR; translated from the coding sequence CTGTCTCATGATGCACTCGCCTGTGAGCATTGGGTCGAATCCCTGAAGGACGGCAGCCATGTCCTGGTCCGCCCCCTGCGTCCGGAAGACCGGGAACGCGAGGTGGAATTCATCCGCAGTCTCTCCCCCGAAACCCGTCACTTCTTCTGCACGATCAAGGAAGTCAGTCCGACCTTGCTCGACCACCGGATGAAGGTCGATTACAAGACCAAGATGGCTTATGTCGCCCTGGTATATCGGGACGGCGAGTTGGTCGAGATCGGCATCAGCCGCTACGCCGCTGCGGAAGATGCGGGCGTGTGCGAATTTGCGGTGACCCTTGCCGACGGTTGGGATGAACCGGGCTTGGGCGAGGTCCTGCTGCGCCACCTCATCGACTCGGCACACGACAACGGTTGCAAGCGCATGTGCTCCATCGATGCAGTGGCGAACCTGCGGATGCAGCGCCAGGCCCGAGAGCTGAGATTCAGCGGCCGGTGA
- the nhaA gene encoding Na+/H+ antiporter NhaA, whose translation MNQAPSPKALPAAQRIADKAFSAFEKFLHIEAVSGIVLLIAAAAALIWANSPYASSYEHLWHMPLSFGIGDFVVSNSLHFWINDALMTVFFLVVGMEIRREIHEGALANLKLAALPMVAAFGGVLVPALLYLTLNNAEGLRQGWAVPTATDIAFAVGVLALLGRSVPASVRVFLLALAIIDDIVAVLIIALFYSGGLDPLGFAIAGAGVLLVLGLQHIGIGSAYAYVLPGALLWLGLLKTGAHPTLAGVVLGLMTPVRAVKVMTPPLQTASQAISEFAERKQAADSGASELMEPIKQLRHAQRELLPPVMRVQMALHPWVAYLVMPLFALANAGVSLDGVNLGDGASMMVFSGAALALVLGKPLGVLSSSWLMVRMGWCSLPPGMTWAWMGLIGCLAGIGFTMSIFIANLAFSQQDLLSAAKLGVLVASVVAGVIGLLYGRVLVARTKHR comes from the coding sequence ATGAACCAAGCCCCTTCCCCAAAGGCGCTGCCGGCTGCGCAGCGTATTGCCGACAAGGCATTCTCCGCGTTCGAGAAATTCCTCCACATCGAAGCCGTCAGCGGCATCGTCCTGCTGATCGCGGCTGCCGCTGCGCTGATCTGGGCCAACTCGCCCTACGCCAGCAGCTACGAGCACCTCTGGCACATGCCGCTTTCGTTCGGCATCGGTGATTTCGTCGTCTCGAACTCCCTGCATTTCTGGATCAACGACGCCCTGATGACGGTGTTTTTCCTGGTGGTCGGCATGGAAATCCGCCGGGAGATACACGAAGGCGCGCTGGCCAATCTCAAGCTTGCCGCCCTGCCGATGGTCGCCGCATTCGGCGGCGTGCTGGTACCGGCGCTGCTCTATCTCACCCTCAACAACGCCGAAGGATTGCGCCAGGGCTGGGCGGTACCGACCGCCACGGATATCGCCTTCGCCGTTGGCGTTCTGGCCTTGCTGGGCCGCTCCGTGCCCGCGTCGGTGCGCGTCTTCCTGCTGGCCCTGGCCATCATCGACGACATTGTCGCGGTGCTGATCATTGCACTGTTCTATTCCGGCGGCCTCGACCCGCTGGGTTTTGCCATCGCCGGCGCCGGCGTCCTGCTGGTGCTTGGCCTGCAGCACATCGGCATCGGTTCCGCCTATGCCTACGTGCTGCCCGGTGCGTTGCTCTGGCTCGGCCTGCTGAAGACCGGCGCCCACCCGACCCTGGCGGGCGTGGTACTGGGTCTGATGACGCCCGTCCGCGCGGTCAAGGTGATGACGCCTCCCTTGCAGACCGCCTCGCAGGCCATCAGTGAATTTGCCGAGCGCAAGCAGGCTGCCGACAGCGGCGCCAGTGAGCTCATGGAGCCCATCAAGCAGCTTCGTCACGCCCAGCGCGAACTGCTGCCCCCGGTGATGCGCGTGCAGATGGCGCTGCACCCCTGGGTCGCCTACCTGGTGATGCCGCTGTTCGCCCTGGCCAACGCCGGTGTGAGCCTCGATGGCGTCAACCTCGGTGACGGCGCATCCATGATGGTGTTCTCCGGCGCCGCCCTGGCCCTGGTGCTGGGCAAGCCGCTGGGCGTTCTCTCCAGCAGCTGGCTGATGGTGCGCATGGGCTGGTGCAGCCTGCCGCCGGGCATGACCTGGGCCTGGATGGGACTGATCGGCTGCCTGGCGGGCATCGGGTTCACCATGTCGATCTTCATCGCCAACCTCGCCTTCAGCCAGCAGGACCTGCTGAGCGCCGCCAAGCTGGGCGTGCTGGTGGCTTCGGTAGTGGCTGGCGTGATCGGGCTGCTCTACGGCCGCGTGCTGGTCGCCCGAACTAAACACCGCTAA
- a CDS encoding alpha/beta fold hydrolase, giving the protein MPSALSASQVPNQFVECNGRRLAYRVIGDGTPMVLCLRFRGVMDSWDPAFLDELAELGFKVHVFDYSGLGLSGGTRTYDPASLARDTLELIAALGLSKVVLGGWSLGGIAAQVAMLQAPQLVSHLVLIGTTPPGQLVQTGEPLFYELAGRENDFEDFVKLFFEPSSTASREAAALCAERIATRQEGRCPEVPHEWAGQQLGEGPRNPMFPLQPALDALRTTRTPVLHLGGDHDIVFPVENWYALNRALPTLHLVTLPSTGHGPHMQYPQASARHIAAFVAG; this is encoded by the coding sequence ATGCCGAGCGCCCTGTCCGCCAGCCAGGTCCCCAACCAGTTCGTCGAATGCAATGGCCGCCGCCTGGCCTACCGCGTGATCGGGGATGGGACGCCGATGGTCCTGTGCCTGCGCTTTCGCGGCGTGATGGATTCATGGGACCCGGCCTTTCTCGACGAGCTCGCCGAGCTCGGGTTCAAGGTGCACGTGTTCGACTACAGCGGGCTGGGCCTCTCCGGCGGGACGCGCACCTACGACCCCGCTTCGCTGGCCCGCGACACGCTCGAACTGATCGCCGCGCTTGGGCTCAGCAAAGTCGTGCTGGGTGGCTGGTCCCTGGGTGGCATCGCCGCTCAGGTGGCCATGTTGCAGGCGCCGCAACTGGTCAGCCACCTGGTGCTGATCGGCACCACCCCGCCCGGCCAGCTGGTGCAGACCGGCGAGCCGCTGTTCTATGAGCTGGCCGGCCGGGAGAACGACTTCGAGGACTTCGTGAAACTCTTCTTCGAGCCGTCGTCGACCGCCAGCCGCGAAGCCGCCGCCCTCTGTGCCGAGCGCATTGCCACGCGCCAGGAAGGCCGCTGTCCGGAGGTGCCCCATGAATGGGCCGGCCAACAGCTGGGAGAGGGTCCGCGCAACCCGATGTTCCCCCTGCAACCGGCGCTGGATGCCTTGCGCACCACCCGCACGCCGGTCCTGCACCTCGGAGGGGACCACGACATCGTCTTCCCGGTGGAGAACTGGTATGCGCTCAACCGCGCCCTGCCCACTCTGCACCTGGTGACCCTGCCGAGTACGGGCCACGGGCCGCACATGCAGTACCCACAGGCCAGCGCCCGGCACATCGCGGCCTTCGTGGCCGGCTGA
- a CDS encoding Lrp/AsnC family transcriptional regulator has translation MSLDAFDLKLIHYVQQDASLSQAELGNRVNLSSAAVNRRLKRLGDEGVIRKTVALVDPQQLGHALTIITEVEVESERLDLLDAMKRSFLACPQVQQCYYVAGEFDFVLVLACRSMEQYTELTRQLFFESNNVKRFRTLVSMSNVKVGLEVPVELATDA, from the coding sequence ATGAGCCTGGATGCCTTCGACCTCAAGCTGATCCACTACGTCCAACAGGACGCCAGCCTGTCCCAGGCGGAGTTGGGTAACCGGGTGAATCTGTCCTCGGCTGCGGTCAATCGTCGGCTGAAGCGGCTGGGTGACGAGGGGGTCATTCGCAAGACGGTGGCGCTGGTCGATCCGCAGCAACTGGGCCATGCGCTGACCATCATCACCGAGGTGGAAGTGGAGAGCGAACGGCTCGACCTGCTGGACGCGATGAAACGCAGTTTCCTCGCCTGTCCGCAGGTGCAGCAGTGTTACTACGTCGCGGGCGAGTTCGATTTCGTGCTGGTCCTGGCCTGCAGGAGCATGGAGCAGTACACCGAACTGACCCGGCAGCTGTTCTTCGAGAGCAACAACGTCAAGCGCTTCCGCACCCTGGTGTCGATGAGCAACGTGAAAGTGGGGCTGGAGGTGCCGGTCGAACTCGCCACCGACGCCTGA
- a CDS encoding Zn-dependent hydrolase, producing the protein MSQLSPSTALPLDGQALLLQIRLLGEIGAEPEQDGRTRIALTDADKAGRDQLLRWMEALDLEIRIDRIGNIFGTLRADGDQQAPLMIGSHIDSVANAGALDGCYGVLAGLAVVRAFREAGVRPTRPITVAAFTNEEGVRYQPDMMGSLVHAGGLNVDAALETLGTDGTRLGDELVRIGYAGDLEPGALVPHEYLELHIEQGPVLEVEGVQIGVVENLQGISWQQVTVKGSANHAGTTPMHLRHDAGSVAAAAITHLREIAVDGTLATVGCLRLEPNLINVIPRKAVFTVDLRDPDEARLQAAEKRLADALAHLAETEGVEIHSERLVRFEPVIFDSDLASAIAASANRLGFSHRRMTSGAGHDAQMIARIAPAAMIFVPSQGGVSHNPREHTSDELLLTGAEVLLDVVCQRLARS; encoded by the coding sequence ATGAGTCAGCTCTCCCCTTCCACCGCCCTGCCTCTCGATGGCCAGGCCCTGCTGCTGCAGATCCGACTGCTGGGCGAAATAGGCGCGGAGCCGGAACAGGACGGCCGCACCCGCATCGCGCTGACCGATGCCGACAAGGCGGGCCGCGACCAGCTGCTTCGTTGGATGGAGGCGCTGGACCTGGAAATACGAATCGACCGGATCGGCAACATCTTCGGCACCTTGCGCGCCGACGGCGACCAGCAGGCGCCCTTGATGATCGGCTCGCACATCGACAGCGTGGCCAACGCCGGTGCGCTGGACGGCTGCTACGGCGTGCTGGCCGGGCTTGCCGTGGTGCGGGCGTTTCGCGAGGCGGGCGTCCGTCCAACCCGCCCGATCACGGTGGCAGCGTTCACCAATGAAGAAGGCGTGCGCTACCAGCCGGACATGATGGGTTCGCTGGTGCATGCCGGCGGCCTGAACGTCGACGCGGCGCTGGAGACCCTGGGCACCGACGGCACCCGCCTGGGCGATGAGCTGGTCCGCATCGGTTACGCCGGCGACCTGGAGCCCGGCGCACTGGTTCCCCACGAGTACCTGGAGCTGCATATCGAACAGGGGCCGGTGCTCGAAGTCGAAGGCGTGCAGATCGGCGTGGTGGAGAATCTCCAGGGCATCTCCTGGCAACAGGTGACGGTCAAGGGCAGCGCAAACCATGCCGGCACTACGCCGATGCACTTGCGCCACGACGCGGGTTCAGTCGCCGCCGCTGCGATTACCCACCTGCGCGAGATCGCAGTCGACGGCACCCTGGCCACCGTCGGGTGCCTTCGCCTTGAGCCAAACCTGATCAACGTGATTCCGCGCAAGGCAGTCTTCACCGTCGACCTGCGCGATCCCGACGAAGCCCGCCTGCAGGCCGCCGAGAAACGCCTCGCCGACGCCCTTGCGCACCTGGCCGAAACCGAAGGCGTCGAGATCCACAGCGAACGACTGGTGCGCTTCGAGCCGGTGATCTTCGATAGCGACCTGGCCAGCGCAATCGCGGCCTCGGCCAACCGTCTCGGGTTCAGCCACCGACGCATGACTTCGGGCGCCGGCCACGATGCCCAGATGATCGCGCGCATCGCGCCGGCCGCCATGATCTTCGTGCCCAGCCAGGGCGGCGTCAGCCACAACCCGCGCGAGCACACCAGCGACGAACTCCTGTTGACCGGCGCCGAGGTGCTTCTCGACGTCGTTTGCCAGCGCCTCGCCCGGTCCTGA
- a CDS encoding diaminopropionate ammonia-lyase, with the protein MLIVNPKAARRPYPEALRTVMNMQQAAESRAWLSTWNRFERPVTPLLGMPDLAAELGLGKVLIKDESVRSPLASFKVLGAPVALLRLILARFPDRGFEPGALLAGKHARDLAGFTVISATDGNHGRALAAAAQSVGCRCVIVLHAHVSEEREQAIAAYGARIVRIRGNYDDSVHEAASLAQENGWTVVSDTSYEGYEAIPRDVMQGYGIIAAETLEALDASDGDCPFSHVFLQGGVGGLAAGIASYLWERYGAARPTMIVVEPRQADCLYQSALVGHATKASGPVDSVMAGLACGQASPLAWKFLEGGIDAFMTIEDQEAVDAMRRLARGSANDLPLVAGESAVAGLAGLLRLLESPGKAAELGFDGRSRVLLISTEGATAPSLYAELVGEAASAVQERQRAWLGAR; encoded by the coding sequence ATGCTGATCGTCAATCCCAAGGCCGCGCGCCGCCCCTATCCCGAAGCCCTGCGCACTGTCATGAACATGCAGCAAGCCGCCGAAAGCCGGGCCTGGCTGTCCACCTGGAACCGTTTCGAGCGACCGGTCACGCCGTTGTTGGGGATGCCCGACCTGGCTGCCGAACTGGGTCTGGGCAAGGTGCTGATCAAGGACGAATCCGTGCGTTCGCCGCTTGCCAGCTTCAAGGTGCTGGGCGCCCCCGTTGCACTGCTGCGTCTGATCCTCGCGCGCTTCCCGGATCGAGGTTTCGAGCCCGGTGCCCTGCTCGCTGGCAAGCATGCCCGGGATCTGGCCGGCTTCACCGTGATCAGCGCCACCGACGGCAACCATGGCCGGGCCCTGGCGGCTGCGGCGCAGAGCGTCGGCTGCCGCTGCGTGATCGTCCTCCATGCCCACGTCAGTGAAGAACGCGAGCAGGCGATTGCCGCCTATGGCGCACGAATCGTCCGCATCCGCGGCAACTACGACGACTCGGTCCACGAGGCCGCCAGTCTGGCGCAGGAAAATGGCTGGACGGTGGTTTCGGACACGTCCTATGAGGGCTACGAAGCGATCCCCCGCGATGTGATGCAGGGCTACGGGATCATCGCCGCCGAGACGCTCGAAGCACTGGATGCGAGCGATGGCGACTGCCCCTTCAGCCACGTTTTCCTTCAGGGCGGCGTCGGTGGACTGGCTGCCGGGATTGCCAGCTATCTGTGGGAGCGCTACGGCGCAGCCCGGCCGACCATGATCGTGGTCGAGCCTCGCCAGGCCGACTGCCTCTACCAGAGCGCCCTGGTGGGACACGCGACGAAGGCCAGTGGCCCGGTGGATTCGGTGATGGCCGGGCTGGCCTGCGGACAAGCCTCGCCGCTCGCGTGGAAGTTCCTCGAAGGCGGCATCGATGCCTTCATGACCATCGAGGACCAGGAGGCCGTCGACGCCATGCGCCGGCTGGCCAGAGGCAGTGCAAACGACCTGCCGTTGGTGGCCGGCGAGTCCGCCGTGGCGGGACTGGCGGGTCTATTGCGACTGCTGGAATCCCCCGGCAAGGCTGCCGAACTGGGCTTCGATGGACGATCCCGCGTGCTGCTGATAAGCACCGAGGGCGCCACCGCACCGTCGCTGTATGCCGAGCTGGTGGGCGAGGCGGCCAGCGCGGTGCAGGAGCGTCAGCGCGCCTGGCTGGGGGCGCGCTGA
- a CDS encoding TetR/AcrR family transcriptional regulator: MSTEEEPARPRRRLSREERLRQLLDVACQLIREEGTDALTLGRLAEQAGVTKPVVYDHFGTRAGLLSALYVEFDTRQTALMVAALQASEATLESRAEVIAAAYVECVLQQGREIPGVNAALTGSPELESLKCEHESAFLDKCREALEPFADERGITPAGLRAMLGAADGLSHAAATGEITPEEARDELRATIVAMVERSARRA, from the coding sequence ATGTCAACAGAGGAAGAACCGGCACGTCCGCGCCGCCGCCTATCCCGCGAAGAACGGCTGCGGCAACTGCTGGATGTGGCCTGTCAACTGATTCGCGAAGAAGGCACCGATGCCCTGACCCTGGGCCGCCTGGCCGAGCAGGCAGGGGTAACCAAGCCTGTGGTCTACGACCACTTCGGCACCCGCGCGGGACTGCTTTCGGCCCTCTACGTGGAATTCGATACGCGCCAGACGGCGCTGATGGTCGCTGCGTTGCAGGCCAGCGAAGCGACCCTGGAGAGCCGGGCGGAGGTGATAGCCGCGGCTTACGTGGAATGTGTGCTGCAGCAGGGGCGGGAGATTCCCGGCGTGAACGCCGCACTTACGGGATCGCCTGAGCTGGAGTCGCTCAAGTGCGAGCATGAATCGGCATTCCTCGACAAATGCCGCGAGGCCCTTGAACCATTCGCCGACGAACGCGGCATCACCCCTGCGGGACTGCGCGCCATGCTGGGGGCGGCGGATGGGCTCTCCCATGCCGCCGCCACCGGAGAGATCACGCCGGAGGAAGCGCGGGACGAGCTGCGTGCCACCATAGTCGCCATGGTCGAGCGCAGCGCCCGGCGAGCCTGA
- a CDS encoding NAD(P)H-dependent oxidoreductase, whose product MHALIVVAHPDSNSLTHNLAKQVAEGLKSAGHSSELADLHAEGFDQRYSLADLNVHRHMATPPADVLAEQARIERADSLVLVFPVYWWSLPGLLKSWVERVFSNGWAFGYSLEGGLQKKLRHLQVHLIGVAAGDAGLFQRHGYDLAMKTQIDHGIFDYCGASVQGSHLMFESESRDPAPRLDDARSIGQAMFAKASAHKSTEVV is encoded by the coding sequence ATGCACGCCCTGATCGTTGTTGCCCATCCTGATTCCAACTCACTCACCCACAACCTGGCCAAGCAGGTCGCCGAAGGCCTGAAGTCTGCCGGCCACAGTTCGGAACTGGCCGATCTACACGCTGAAGGTTTCGATCAGCGCTACAGCCTCGCGGATCTCAACGTGCACCGCCACATGGCGACACCGCCCGCCGATGTGCTCGCCGAGCAGGCACGCATCGAGCGCGCCGACAGCCTGGTGCTGGTGTTCCCGGTCTATTGGTGGTCGCTGCCCGGACTGCTCAAGAGCTGGGTCGAGCGGGTCTTCTCCAATGGCTGGGCATTCGGCTACAGCCTGGAAGGCGGATTGCAGAAGAAGCTGCGCCATCTCCAGGTGCACCTGATAGGCGTGGCCGCCGGGGACGCCGGCCTGTTCCAGCGGCACGGCTATGACCTGGCCATGAAGACCCAGATCGATCACGGGATTTTCGACTACTGCGGCGCCAGCGTGCAGGGCTCGCACCTGATGTTCGAATCGGAATCCCGCGATCCCGCACCTCGCCTGGATGACGCGCGCTCCATTGGCCAAGCCATGTTCGCGAAGGCATCGGCACACAAATCGACGGAAGTCGTCTGA
- a CDS encoding CHAD domain-containing protein, with amino-acid sequence MSFVDSLIAQVLELEVKLHHAYARLACRTDVEALHDLRIGLRKLRSLLRPMRRLEPARELDAAAADVGRLTTPVRDLEVLIVELERQGFHDQAERRKHLLESRYAIIETSATVQRFMKVLDGWPARMRAAERDGDLERLGERVEIRLRRQLQRLREALADPEYDRHALRLLVKRMRYVHEAYPKLSPISRDAFHALKAVQSALGDWHDHFQWCLKADQETDLLVLKDRWEIAGAAELKAAEVELSILAEHLLDTAPMQAPGA; translated from the coding sequence ATGTCATTCGTCGATTCGCTCATCGCTCAGGTCCTGGAACTGGAAGTCAAGCTTCACCACGCCTATGCGCGGCTCGCTTGCCGCACGGATGTCGAGGCCCTGCACGATCTGCGAATCGGCTTGCGCAAGTTGCGCAGCCTGTTGCGCCCGATGCGCCGGCTGGAGCCCGCCAGGGAGCTCGATGCGGCAGCGGCTGACGTCGGCAGGTTGACCACGCCGGTGCGAGACCTCGAGGTACTGATCGTCGAACTGGAGCGCCAGGGTTTCCACGACCAGGCGGAACGCCGCAAGCACTTGCTGGAGTCCCGCTACGCCATCATCGAAACCAGCGCCACGGTGCAGCGCTTCATGAAGGTGCTGGACGGCTGGCCCGCGCGGATGCGTGCAGCCGAACGCGATGGCGACCTGGAAAGGCTTGGCGAGCGCGTGGAGATTCGCCTGCGGCGCCAGTTGCAGCGCTTGCGCGAAGCGCTGGCCGATCCGGAGTACGACCGTCACGCGCTGCGCCTGCTGGTCAAGCGCATGCGCTACGTCCACGAGGCGTACCCGAAGCTTTCACCCATTTCCCGGGACGCCTTCCACGCACTCAAGGCCGTGCAGTCCGCGCTGGGCGACTGGCACGACCATTTCCAGTGGTGCCTGAAGGCCGATCAGGAAACCGACCTGCTGGTGCTCAAGGATCGCTGGGAGATTGCCGGGGCCGCAGAACTGAAGGCAGCCGAAGTCGAGCTGTCGATCCTCGCCGAGCACCTCCTGGATACGGCGCCCATGCAAGCGCCGGGCGCCTGA
- a CDS encoding PaaI family thioesterase, with the protein MADKTEAIARFIKQEFPQTRVEVDAVGERSARVSQAVDESDLRPGGTVSGPTLMALADVALYVALLGEIGIVPLAVTTSLTINFLRKPEASKRVIGECQLMKVGKTLAVGEVSLYSEGMDDPVAHVVGTYSIPPAHLR; encoded by the coding sequence GTGGCTGACAAGACAGAAGCGATCGCGCGATTCATCAAGCAGGAATTTCCCCAGACCCGCGTCGAGGTGGACGCCGTGGGCGAACGCAGCGCCCGGGTGTCCCAGGCAGTGGACGAATCCGACCTGCGGCCCGGTGGCACGGTTTCCGGCCCCACACTGATGGCCCTCGCGGACGTGGCGCTGTACGTCGCGCTGCTCGGGGAAATCGGCATAGTGCCGCTGGCGGTGACCACCAGCCTGACCATCAACTTCCTGCGCAAACCCGAGGCCAGCAAGCGCGTCATCGGCGAATGCCAGCTGATGAAAGTCGGCAAGACCCTCGCGGTGGGTGAGGTTTCGCTCTATTCGGAGGGAATGGATGACCCGGTGGCCCACGTGGTGGGCACCTATTCGATTCCGCCGGCGCACCTGCGCTAG